The DNA region TTGTAAAACCATTTGTTTGGCTAGCCAAGGTCCTTCATGTTGATAGTTATATTTTGCAGGAACATGTGAAATAAGTAGTATTTCGTTTGTGCATGTATTTTCTGATTTCTGGTTTATAGGCGGCTGCCTTTTCTTttcatattgggttatttattaTACTCTCTTGCTTTTGTTAATTTTTTCTAAAGTCCTGTATACAAGGTTCCTTGTCTTGATGCTGCACTTTATCGTCCTTATGCAGACACACAACCTTGAGTTGAACGAGTTCTATAATGAGGTTGTTCATGATATGGAAGAAATATTGCTAGACTCTAGCGAATCTCCTGGGTTTGCTCTTGGAAACAAGATACATCATTCTTATATACCTCTTCCTTCTAGAGATGGTGGTTCTACTGCTTCGACTTCTGTTACATTTGATGTTAGTCCTGATACTCAACGCCCTGTGAGATTTGATAGAGTGGAGGTCGTTGGTGCAAGACAGAAGACAGGGGATGTTTCACTTAGTGAGCGGTTAGTTGGAGTGAAGAAATACACCGTTTATAGAATAAAAGTGTGGAGTGGTGAGGATTATTGGGAGGTTGAGAGGCGGTATCGTGATTTTTGTGCCctctatcatcagttgaagaagTCATTTGCAGATCAAGGCTGGATTCTCCCACCTGTCTGGTCTGCCACTGAACGAGAATCACGAAAGATTTTTGGTAGTGCTTCACCTAATGTTGTTGCTGACCGAAGTGTTCTCATTCAAGAGTGTTTACACTCACTTCTCCATGACAAGTTTCGTTCAGGTCCCCTCAATGCTCTGATTTGTTTCTTGTCCCCGTCAAAGGATGTTCCTAATTCTCCCACTTCTGATACAAACATACCTCAGTCTCCATATTCTTCAAGAAGCACAAGCAGAGGGGATGTTTCCAGCTTGGGGAAAAAAATATCCCTAATTGTTCATAAAAGGCCTCTCAAATCAAAGAAACAGCTGCTAGATGAGCAACATTATTCTTGTGCTGGTTGCTACAAAAGTTTTGATGATGGAAAGACTCGGATACAGGAACTTGCACAGACACTGGGCTGGGGCAAGCCTCGTCTTTGTGAATACAGTGGCCAGTTGTTCTGCTCTTCATGCCACACAAATGATATGGCTGTCTTGCCTGCAAGAGTTCTACATTGTTGGGATTTTAATCAATACCCAGTTTCTCAGCTGGCTAAGTCTTATCTGGACTCTATATATGACCAGGTAATGAGAAAATCATGCTGAAAAGACTTGCCAAACTTTTATGCTTCCAGAAACTTCCTCATCTTTAATACCAATCTACTTTCAACCATTTCTCGCCCAAAGACTTAAACTAGAATGCATTGCAATTATCATTCCTAATATTATTAAGTAGGCATTTGGCTGGTTAGTAATGCATAGAGTTGTTCCTTCTAATTGAGAAGAGGCAGTAAGTTCCAGTGGTGAAAGTCTTTTAGTTTTGTGGTCTTCCATCTGGGTTGTATCATCCTGCCCCCTCCTACTTCTCTGTATGCATATCATTGTATGAACGGATGAAGTGGAAGATACATTAGCAATACATTGCCAACCTATGTTAAGAATTAGATACGACTTATAGTTCATTCTTCTACTCTTGCAGCCAATGCTTTGTGTCAGTGCAGTCAACCCCATGCTGTTCTCGAGAGTCCCAGCACTGCAGCATGTCACAAATATCagaaaaagaatagaaaaaatcCTTCCGTTTGTTCGTTGCCCGTTTCGGAGTTCCATCTACAAAGGGGTTGGCTCTCGAAGATATATTCTTGAAGGCAATGACTTCTTTGCCCTCAGAGATCTTATTGATCTCTCCAAAGGAGTCTTTGCAGGTTAGTTTGTTAAATACAAATTTATACTCATGAAGGATGGTTTTAACTTTTATGTGGTTTTCCTTCTTTTATATTTTTGGTATTTCTCTCCTACCGTCCCTTATGTTTTTAGTTGAAGAGTACAAGTTGGGGAAAATATTTGTAGCTCTTTGTTTCATTATGATCCGTGAaatcccctcccccccccccccccccaaactaaCTAACTAAACCGTAAGTCCATAACAGGAAGTGATATCAATCCCCTACTTTAGCATGCATCCTTCTTGGTACCTTTTTATGGTTTTAGTCTCTGCTGCTTTCCGTGATGCATCCTGATTGTCAGAATTGGGGAAAAAAGGATCCAAGAAAAGAAGAGTGGGTTAATGTCATTCTCCATAATATAGACAGcctttttctttatgtgattaCATTTTGAGCAAACTGTCTTATCTTTTTGGTGTTTTTGTTTTGGCTACAATTTCCAAAGCAGCATTACCAGTGATGGTCGATACTGTCTTGAGAAAGATTGTGGAGCATATAACCGACCAGTGCCTAATATGTTATGACGTGGGAATCCCCTGCACTGCTCGGCAAGACTGTGATGATCCCTCCTCTCTCATTTTCCCTTTCCAGGTAGGCATGtcttagagggtgtttggctaagcttataagctggtcaaactggcttataagcaccttttggcttatctacgcgtttggtaaacactcaaagtgcttataagcactttgcttataagctaaaatcagcCATAAGTCATAAGCCggtcacccccaacttatggcttttcaacttataagcacttttagtttgaccaacacttttactagtttatccttaataatattttctaattcacaaaatacttttcccaaaataaatttcttaactttctcttcattccatattcgttattaattcttttctttacaaagaaatttttaatttataatcttttgaaaaagattcaagggtattttagtcattttaacaaaagaTAGCTTATCAGCATTTTTTAATCAAACACATCAACTGCTTATTATCAGTTTAAGCACTTCTATTTTAACACGTAAATGCTTATTTTTaaaatcagtttcagcatttaaaaAAACTTTTCAGCACTACAAGTTTATCAGCTATttacaatcagctaatccaaacgggctcttagtctTAAGTTCCTCAGTTATTAAACCTTCTTTCTGAGGTTCAGATGTTATGTATCTTATGTACTACCTGCGTATGTAGGAAGATTTTAAGTACATTAGTTACCATGACTTCTTACCCAGTCTGCCAAAAATGTTGCTAAAGTAGTGTTGACCTCAAGTTTAAAATTATATTCGTGAACATGATGAAATTGTTAACTTAAACCTTACTTGCATAAGAAAAGGTCAATCCTGCAAACGATATTAGAAAGTAATGCATGCCATTGTCAGAATGGGTCATAAAATACTGCTGATTGACATATTTATCTTTTGACCAGGAAGGAGAGATTGAAAGATGCAAATCTTGTGACTCAGTTTTCCATAAGCATTGTTTTAAGAGGATATCATCTTGCCCATGTGGCACTCGGTTGAAGCCGGAGCAGGAAGGCAATGCAACTAAGGGCAGCCAGAACATGGGCAACTGGGGAATTCTCTCCTTGGACTTGCTGAGAAAGAGGGCAGACCTCAGTAAGGGGCTCGTCACGGGATTTTTAGGGAAGGTAAGGTCACTCAAGTCTAGCAGGAATGAAGACGAGGAGCATGAAGACAATAATGCCATTATCTTAATGGATTCATTGCCAATGACCACCCTCTGAAGGGCTGTACATACAGAGTCTTCTCTTTTAGCTTTTGAAACTACTGTGATTAGAAGCTTGTACTTTAATGGAGGCCTATTTGGTCTTGTCCTCCCACCAACTTGTATTCTTTGTGAGTGCGCAATGGTGATTCTTTTAATATCTCACAATAATCGTCCATTATATCCAGTCAGTCAGTTGTAAATGAAATATACATGATATTTGCTTGTAAGTTCAGAAGATACATTTGTATTCATTTGAAGCCTGACGGTCACTACTTGACATGGTTCATTGGATTTATTATTTGTTCCTATCTGGGTTTAGGTTATCCTACTACTCAATTTTAGTTAAGACTCCATCACCGAATCCATTTGATTCTGACAAGGGGATGGCAGTTCTCCCGTTGCTACAGTTAAAGAAGTTTTTTTGGATATGAAACTGCACTTTCATTTAGTTCTTTGCAATTGGAGAAAGGATGGAAATCTTAGAACTGCATGTTACATTGAAGTCCAATGTAACATAAGCAGATGCAGATGCACAGATGCAACCACTACCTTACGCATAACTGCATATATACCAAACGTACGACGATTCTTTTGAGAGTTTGATGCAGCCAAGGGTAATAAAGCAGCAATAACTTAACTTGCAGTGCTTGAATGTCCATAAGGAAACTGCAATCATACTAAAATAGGAAATTAAAACAAAAGCAATTATAACGTAGACCCGACATACAAGAGCTGATGCAACCAAGGGTAATAAAGCAGCAAAACTGGCTTCCAACAGCTTGAACATCAATAAGGGAACAAGAATCATACTAAATAGAAACTTGAAAAGTACAACTTTGATCTCCTGATCAAAATGTAATTAGCACAACATAGTATTTAACTTCAATCTTAGAAAACAAAAGCTCTTGAACTACACgaagaaagcaaaaaaaaaaaaaaaaaaaaaaaaaacaaaatctaaaAACGTATAACAGAAAACTATCAAAGTTTGCATCACAGGCAATTTAGAAAAGAGAGGTTCCCTTTCCTTTCTTGTCCCCACCAATCTCAAAATGCTTGCACCTCTGCACAACCAAGGACAAGAGTTTAACTTGTAAAATAACAGGAACAAAGCTATTGTTAAGGAAATTATAGAAGCAGAGATCATCATTTAACATACCTTGATTGGGTGCTGAGAGACATGCTTGCACCCCTGGCATTGCAACCTTAAGACAATCTTCTTTGTAGTTTTTGCCTGGTTTGGAATGGCAGAAGAAACGGGAGGCAGATAAGTGACACTACAAAGTAGCTTAGAATGTTTAACACCACTACTAGTGCATAAATCATTAAGCTTCTTCTTGTTACTCTTATTTTATCAAATCAccaaaaaaaattacaatatGGCTATTAAAAAGATATTAGAAGGGCTATGAAAGAGTTTGTTCATCACGAAACCTAAAAATGCTTCTCACCTTTTTGTGGAAGACGGGCTTTGTCTGTCCACCATAACCTGACTGCTTGCGATCATAACGACGCTTTCCCTGGGCAGCTAGGCTATCTTTTCCTTTCTTGTATTGTGTGACCTTATGCAAGGTGTGCTTTTTGCACTCCTTGGATTTGCAGTAGGTCTTCTTTGTCTTAGGCACGTTCACCTGCAAGAGCCGGAATCAAAACCAAGTTAAACAAGCCTGTTCGTCTTCGTGTATGAAACCGATGCTCATCATTTGAATAAGTGGTTattgaataaataatttaaaatcaaTCATATCATGAGAATGACAAACTCTAATTATGGTTAACACCATTATTTGGTTAAAGGCTGATTAAATTAAGTAAAACTCCAAATCAAATCATCGCTaaaactatatataaaaaaacataaCTAGCTTCCAAGGGAAGAGAATAGGGCATGCAAGAAAAAGATGACAAGTCAAATAGCAGGCATGTTTCACAAGAAAACAGTTATAACAAGCAGAAGGGCTGCTCTCTCATCTCTTTCAGTGCTCTGCAAGTGGTAAGATTTATCAATAATATCACCCTCAACTTATAAACCGTGCCTCTATAAAATTCAAAACTGTGCATATGCTCTTTCCCTAAGCTCTCTTGTAAATTGTGCTCTTAATTCAACATCTCAATCCACTTTCAAAGCCTCCTTACCAATAACTGCAGCACAACAGGCGCCCCACCCACTAGCTTACTTGTTCTGAAGCAGCTCAACTAGTACTAAAGGTGTACAAGGGCTTCACTACCCTCCATCCAGTACAATCCCAATTATGATACGTGCGTAAAAGGAATGGATGAATCTAGGGGTGAGGGGATCAATTTGAACTTGACAGGAGTTCCCAAGAAGAGCAATTGCAACGACAAAATAATAAGGGATACTTAAAGTTAATTTGTGATTGTCCAAACTCTTCAACCAAGGTTAAGATGTCATGGAAGGTCAAGAAGTATGTCTGAACATATTTTTTATAATCAAGAAATCTCTGAGAGCCCATGGCATATGGTTCGAAACTCGACGGATAATGTACTCCCCCTCTACCCTTCTCTACTTAAATTCCAGGCTTTTGTAAGGATTCAAACCAGTGATGTGCGTCTAACCCACACATCACAAGTTGCGGTCTTACCACTAAACCAAAGCACTATGAAGCAAGCATGCTTGAACATTTATGAATAATGGAACAAGTCAACCTACTTTAATTTTGTTGTTGAAAATATCAATATAATTGCACAATATTCTAGAGGGCTCAAAATCAGTTCTAAAGTTGCAACATCAACTCATTTCATTTCCCCTCAAAATAAATTTTGTTCCCACCTTAAATCCCGATGGAGGaaaaaaatactaggtgatttcttacTATCTGCCGTTAGAGTTACTCGATACCTGTGATAGTGGGAGGCAGCAGGTAGCGGGTACCAGGTAAAATGGTTAACGTGTGCGCAAGCTGGCCTGAACATGACTGTCATAAAAAATTACAATTTGTTCCTACCCATATCCAACAAACTTCCACTGCTAATAGATTTAAGTAAAACCATACACATCAAACAGCATAAAATTTTTAGACTACTTATTAGAATTCGTTCATACAAAGAGAGATAAAAGGTGCACAGCTACTAATGAAAACAGCCCTCAAATTGAAGTTTCATTCCGATATATATCCAGACAGTTTTTAAGTAAATGCTACTGTAATTAAATATACACTCATTCatcaaattacaaaaaataatcatTTCCTTTCCTAGTGAACGAAGCGTGATGAATTCGAGTAAGAGGGAGCATGAGAGTTACCATTATCGCGGGCCGAGGATTAGATTTATAGCCGTTCAGCAGTTACAGCGGCAAAGACCTTGGCTTAAGGATGAAATTGCGCTTTATACAGCCGGCGCAGTCTACTTGGCGAGTGGAATTTGTAGGCCGGCCCAAGAGTTGGTGTTAATGTGATCATGACCATTGGGCCTGCCTAATTGTGCCGGGTCGTTTGGTGTGGAAATGGCATAGGGTGGCCACTTTTTAAGGTGCTATTTAGTGTTTAGCCACCAATTTTATTACCGAGCAAAACGAGCCACTACTCTATTATAATTAATACGAAAAGAtgtttttaccctttcttcatgtcttttcttttccAAACTTTTTTCATTATCAAAAGTTCAAAACCCTCGTTTCTCTCCAGAACTCAATCTCTCGTTACTTCCCTACAGACAGTAGGGAATTTCTCCAAAATTTCGCATGGGTTTTCATCAAATTTCATCGTTGCAGCAATAATTTCAGTTGCAGAGTAAGTTCAGGATAATCTCTACTTTTTTTCAGATCCTAATATTCACTATTTTCTCCATTTTCTAGGTATTTTTTCAGATCctaatatttaactttttctAAAATCAACTGCATCTAGACTCTGTAAGTTTATTTATGTTTGCTTCATTTTACTTAGACGGATGATTACACTTTTTTATATTAGCGGAAACTTGAAGAACACTTGTTTCAAGTTTGAAGAACTTCTCGGACTCATTAATCGATTCGAGCAGCTAAGAAATCGTCGCAGTGAATCAGGTTTGATTCTTTGAGTATTAAGCTCAACTTCTGCTCGATCGACTTCCTTATTTGTAGAACTAAAATTGTTGTCAAAGAAAACTAGTCACTATGGAATATAGTTTATACTTTATAGTATATGTGGGCACAAAATCCAGTCTCGTTGCCATAtcctttttcatattttcatgccTATGTGGTGTCTGTTTAGATTTCGGGTTTGTAGGTCAGTATCGTGTGAGATTATTACATTATATGTTACCTTGGGGCGGATCCAGGGGACGGAAAGGGGTTCACGAAATTCCTTCACTAAGAAGTTAAACTATTTATaaggttttatatatatatatatatatatatatatatatatatatatatgatgcgaGGGGGTGTTAACGCTAGGTTGAAAGTTTGGAGACAGACACTGGagtaaaggtttcaagttgagtaggtcgAAAactgaatacttggagtgcaagttcagtgatgAGAGGCATGACGAATAAGTGAAAGTAAAGATTGATACTCAAGTCATACCCACAAGAGATAGTTTCGAGTATCTTGGGTCTATAATCCAAAGCAACGAGGAGGTTGATGAGGATGTTACTCACCGCATTGGAGCGGGTTGGATGAGATGGACGCTAGCTTCGGGGGTTTTATGCGATAAGAATGTGCCCCCTAgacttaagggcaagttctacagggtggtggttagaccggctaTGTTTATGGAGTTGAGTGTTGGTCCGTCAAGAAGTCCCATGTCCAGAAGCTGAGCgtagctgaaatgaggatgttgagatgaatGTGTGGACATACCAGGAAAGACAAGATCATGAgtgaagttattagggacaaggttGAAGTGGCATCCGTGGAAGCCAAGTTGTGGGAATAAGTTGCCTTTGGCGAGCTTGAGGAAGGGCAGGGGTAGTCCAAAGAAGTattagggagaggtgattagaTAGGACATATCGGTGCTGCACCTAACCGAGGACATGACTAGTGATatgaaggtgtggaggtcgaggattaaggtggTGGGTTGATATGTAGTTATGAGTTTCTCCTAGTTTGCCAGTAGTACTAGTAATATTCTTGTTGTTGGTTGAAAGTTACTTCCTTCTAGTTTGTTATTATCAACCACGTccattatttttgaaaattactACTGGAAATTATTGCTCCGTGATTGTTACTATTTTATGCTACTCTTTCTCCCCTTTTACTGGAAATTATTACTCCCTGATTATTACTATCAGACGCTacttttttctcctctttttccttATCGTCTTTTGTCTCCCTCTTctttctccccccccccccctttcttcttcttcttcttcttcttcccttttcttcctttccatctttttttgagccgagggtctatcagaaacagtctctctacctcttcaggtaggggtaaggtctgcgtacacactaccctgcTCAGACCCCAcctgtgagattatactgggtatgttgtcgttgttattgttttgttatatatatatatcaaattaaCTTTTCTTCCACTGCAAAACAAAAGACAACGAAAGCAACGTTGCATCTTCGTTAAATTCCAAAGGATAGTTTGTAGCAAGGTTGGCAAGCTCATTTCCCTTGCAATGCTACCTTCATTTGATAGCTATTCTATTTCCTCTTATAGTAATTATAAACATGAAACTCCAATAACAGTTTTCTAACTGAATATTAGAATCTCTAACCAGATGACATGTAAGATTTAAAGCCAATTGTATATGATATTAGGTGAAAAATTATAGTATAAATAAACACACAATGTATGTATAATTTAAGTCTAAAGCAGTGAGTGTGCCTATACCATTTTCTGAATCATGAGTACTTTTGGTGGGGTTGCTGTGAGTGTGCTTTAGGTTTGATCAAAATATCTACTATTTtatccctaaaatacttcttttaaaacaaaactccTCATATAATTTCACTCTCTCCTAGTTTTTCAAAACCTAAATAGCCCATGCCTCTGCAATTCTCTACACCAGATTTCCATCGGCAATTTGAGGTAACAAAATTCACCTGTCTTCAGCATATTGTTATACCTATGTGACGTGTATTAATTATTAACCTCAAGTAACAGATTCCTACGCTTAGTTGTATATTTCTATTGTGGGATATTAACTGTTAGACATGTATTCTCTTATTTTTAATAACGAGTAATAAAAAGGGATGAAAGCAACAATACCTTATAGAATATAACGTATATACTTAGAGAAAAGACAATATCATCCTAAATTTCTCCATTGTACTTGATTTTTTCACATATTTACCATAAACAATACACATTATTAAGTGCTTGTTTCTTCTCTACAAATACTTTGTGCATTATTTAagttttttccttaatttttgttAATTTATACTCCCTACATTCTAATTTATGACTGTATACTTATCATAacataaattatatttataaaaaatgatATTATCTAATCATTTTTGTAtttaaaataacataataaatagattATTTTGAGTTTGAATTTATTTAGAATCTAAATTTTTGAAGGAAGTGACGCCTTTAGTAGTGTAAATAGTTATAAAAGTCATTAAGTCGTTTTAATAGAAAAAAGAGCTTATCAACACTTTTTAACCAAACACTTCCGTTGtttattatcaatttcagcacttttatccaaacacataactacttatttatttaaatcagtttcagcactaaAAAAGCTTTTCAACACCTAATGTTTGTTAGCTACTTTAAATTAGCTAAGCCAAACAGGCTCTTAAACTTATAAGTCAAGAAACAAGGGTCCAAATAAACCCAAAAGCTTTCCGGAACGGAACTAACcaaccctgcaagtcataaaatcataaacacacatgtgtgaagcataaaaaggggtaacgaggtgataagtggggattttgactgcttattagcaccttttagcttttattttagtccgaaagtattgaattATGTTCtcgaaactaataaaattgtgcaaattgcaggaatgctagAAGTTTGGTCTCCTGAGATGAAATtggactcaaaaaggagtgttccgaagcAACAGGTAATAAAGAGAACAGAAGCACAAATGTGCAatccgcagaagaaattgcggaccgcagaattccatttGCCGCCGCAAACcaagaagaaaaatttaaaagaaCTTTCAGCAATGTGCGGACCgtacatgaattgtgcggccgcagaactgggCTTAAGAGTCATAGATCAGAGAGTAAGCAAAAATACCAGGTCCAGGAGCCTTTAtgaagtgcggaccgtacaagaattgtacggccgcagaagattgcctcgcggccgcagtccaaaaatgtgcggccgtagaagattGCCTTGCGGTCGCAGTCCAAAAATGTGCAGCCGCAGAACTCACATTCCTAccaactgaagaaatctgcggaccgtGCATGgaattatgtgaccgcagaacctaCTGATGGGCATTTTTGTCCGCGATTGTttgccctgtataaatagacgagtttcacaaaattaggtcaagttggAATATATAAAACTGTTGGAGCCGTTTCTTTTagctattttaggaagttttagcttatttgagtattttaacattagatttcatcattttaatcttccattatgagtttaattagtttttcaactttattttcttcaaatcccaTTATAAGTAGCTAGAGTTTtactagggttatgacccaactGTGTAAACCTTATGCgtgattaattttatgcttgtttatgatttggtgttgattaTCTaacttagttcatgcttcaattttagaattaatggttgcaaacattgattcatgcctatttgacttagtctctacttgagaaagagggacctagtctaggataacttagctaacaaggaattgggttaattgagagattgattaacctaattaaagggttcaaactagagatagtaagaacccgacttgagctc from Nicotiana tabacum cultivar K326 chromosome 24, ASM71507v2, whole genome shotgun sequence includes:
- the LOC107795072 gene encoding uncharacterized protein LOC107795072 isoform X2, whose product is MENGEGTKEHLTSAVSSPFVPLGNEFSWQSQKSEDGDDITEYSSCDAESEFERYCSANSAMGTPTVGGSVVTAFHEFPGSFKLGDDSYRVKGFRGCKKLSDFSGVGPSTRGSEYSGGKGSAREEGLVGIGKGLDLYGNAVFMDEETFLQNMDMGDEWYVKDDEMPNMRSDDGTKLCFNRSSCTSDEYKNGVLIEGDTEASGVGNNTLEIEAEFQRDIEAVDGSLEVSSPQPGTATGGAECLDESDASSRYEYSEGEDSMFGGNTDDEKNDSYFRKEVKHSHQEHDKNEYKLVMGSAVAFGSNDWDDFMQENGEFTPTLMVHNELQAENQPSIESENGCLSSASTVNAEFSSVGLTMPKEKEKGTLLPSYHGQGGNESTEHTTTYNLDPLSLLNQGKGENAEGEKPMLVKNNETRKVNESAEFHDKSSVHNMLQVDHNPQRQRGEASFIEGAKLKEEVLEPTDQCACNEEVIHITDDLVSRKAAPENLRLFLEPLSHSATSKDYLSMEHSDDRTVELSADKSSSPSSASVANDATRTKHGTRNSSSSVNYLEDHLTSGKTHNLELNEFYNEVVHDMEEILLDSSESPGFALGNKIHHSYIPLPSRDGGSTASTSVTFDVSPDTQRPVRFDRVEVVGARQKTGDVSLSERLVGVKKYTVYRIKVWSGEDYWEVERRYRDFCALYHQLKKSFADQGWILPPVWSATERESRKIFGSASPNVVADRSVLIQECLHSLLHDKFRSGPLNALICFLSPSKDVPNSPTSDTNIPQSPYSSRSTSRGDVSSLGKKISLIVHKRPLKSKKQLLDEQHYSCAGCYKSFDDGKTRIQELAQTLGWGKPRLCEYSGQLFCSSCHTNDMAVLPARVLHCWDFNQYPVSQLAKSYLDSIYDQPMLCVSAVNPMLFSRVPALQHVTNIRKRIEKILPFVRCPFRSSIYKGVGSRRYILEGNDFFALRDLIDLSKGVFAALPVMVDTVLRKIVEHITDQCLICYDVGIPCTARQDCDDPSSLIFPFQEGEIERCKSCDSVFHKHCFKRISSCPCGTRLKPEQEGNATKGSQNMGNWGILSLDLLRKRADLSKGLVTGFLGKVRSLKSSRNEDEEHEDNNAIILMDSLPMTTL
- the LOC107795073 gene encoding large ribosomal subunit protein eL42, with translation MVNVPKTKKTYCKSKECKKHTLHKVTQYKKGKDSLAAQGKRRYDRKQSGYGGQTKPVFHKKAKTTKKIVLRLQCQGCKHVSQHPIKRCKHFEIGGDKKGKGTSLF